The window TTGAACAGACTGGGGAGCTTCTCCAGGTAGTTGCGGTCGGCGATCTGGGCGGCGAGGTCCGCCGTGCCCAGGATCAGCCCGGCCCGCGCGGCCTCCACCGTGCGGAAGGACACCTGGGAGGGGTCGCCCGCCAGCTCGGTGCAGCGGATCATGGCCATGGCCTCGTCCAGGTCCGCCCCGCTGAAGCCCAGGGGTGTGAGAAAGGCGCGCATCACCGCTGCGGAGCGGGCCTCGTGGCCCAGGGTGTGCCGGGCGCCGGTGCCCTGGGTCTCGTGGCGCTCCTGGATGAGCCCGGTGTCGTGGAAGTAGGCCGCCGCCAGGCCGAGCAGGAAGGGCCCGGGCGTGCAGCCGCCGTGGGCCAGGGCGCAGCCGTGCAGCAGGCGCAGCGTCGCCAGCACCACGGACAGGGTGTGCTCCAGGTCGTGGTAGCGGGTGTTGCTGGCCTTGTAGCCGGGGTTGCGGCCCCCGAAGAGGTCCGCCACGGCGTTGTGGATGGCAGTCAGGGTCCCGGCCTGCTCCGTGAAGCCCAGGGAGGCGGCCACGGATTGCACCTCGGCCAGCACGGCGGCCTCGTCGGCGGGGTTCACCAGCTCGTAGAGTTGAGGCAGGTCGGACACACACGCTCCTCGGGCCCTGCCTGGCGGGCCGCTGCATGCCGGCCCGGGCGGGGTGTCCGTGCGCGGCACTGCACTGCATACGGCAAAACGGCCCTTGAAGGCAAGGGGCGCTCCTTCCGGGTGGGCCGCAACGCTTTTCCCGCGCCTCAGACCTCCTGGATGGGGTGGATCTCCTTGCAGAACTCGTCCCACTGCGCGCAGGTGTCGGGGGAGACGGGCGCGGGGTAGTCCTGGCCGCAGTGCGGGCAGTGGGCCAGGGCCACGGGCGCGTCGCCGCCAGCCAGGGCCTTGGCCTTCGAGGCGTCCAGGGCCAGGGGGGCGGCGCCCGCCAGGGCCTTCATCTGCCTGGCCTCCAGGGCCAGGGTCGTGCCCTGGCCGCAGCCGGGGCAGGTGCCGTGCACGGTGTAGGTCTTGGGGCTCATGGCGTCTCCTTTGTGGCGCGGGCAAAAACTGCCCGGCTCAGAACGCCATTACCCCCTGTTCGGCGCGCAAAGTCAAGGGCTGCCCGCACCGGCCCGGGCCGGGCCGCCCCTGACCAGGAAGGCGCCGTTGCCCAGCAACTCTTCCAGGGCGGCATCGGTGAGCCCGGCGGCGCGTTGCAGGGCCGCGATTTCCTGCCCGGGGTCGAACAGCGGATAGTCGCTGCCGAACAGGACGCGCTCGCGCGGGTGGCGGCGCAGGATGGCCGCCAGGTCGGCGGGGTCCATGAAGGGCACGGAGCTGGAGGTGTCGATGTAGACCCGGCTGCCGACCAGGCACTCAAGGGCCCATTTCCAGTGCAGGTAGCCGCCCATATGCGCGGCGATGAGGGTCAGGCGCGGGTGGTCGGCGTGCACGCGCATGAGCTTGAAGGGGCAGGAGGGGTTGCGCTCCGGGGGCAGGCGGTCGCCCACGTGGACCATCACCGCGAAGCGCCCGGCCATGGCCTCGAACATGGGGTTCAGGCGCGGGTCGTCCAGGCGGAAGCCCTGGAAGTCCGGATGCAGCTTGATGCCGCGCACGCCGCCGCGCTCCAGCAGGTCGAGCTGGGCCTCCCAGGGCCCGTAGCCGGGGTGCAGGGTGCCGAAGGCCGTGGCCCGGGGCTCGTCGCGCTGGATGGACAGGGCCCAGGCGTTGGCGGGCACGACCTGGTCCGGCGTGGTGGCGGCGTTGTGCACCACGCAGCCGTCCAGCCCGGCGCGCTCCACGCGGGCCATGAGGTCGGCCAGGGTGCCGTCGCCCACGGGGCTGATGCCGTAGTGGCCGCTCAGTTGTTCCAGGACCTTGTGGGCGATCTTGTGGTGGAAGGCGTGGGTGTGGACATCAAGGCGCATGGCCTTGTGCATTGCCCCAAACCCGGGCCCGCCGCAAGGAAATGTTGGTTGCGCAATCAGCCGTTCCCGGCGCCGCGCTACAGCCCGACCTTGAAGCCGCCGCCCTCCTCGCGGCGCACGGTCTTGAAGAATTCGCAGCCCATGCAGCGCCGGAGCCTGCGCATGGCGTCGGCCCCGGCCCGGTGGTGGGCGTCGGTGTCGGCCAGGGTCCAGCAGACGCGCCCGGCGCAAGGGCCGGAGTTGGTGCCGTGGTGGTACTCGGCCTCGGCGGCGGGGCAGACGCCCAACTCCCCGGCGCTGTGCCCGCCGGGCTGGCGGCCGCAGTTGCGGTGCTCCCAACAGGGCGTGCGCAGGCCATGGCCGGGCGTGCCGGAGCCCGGGGCGGGGGGCGCGGTGCGGAGCGCCGCGAGCAGCCTGGAGAAAAACTTCCGCATGGCGTGGCCTGGAAACAGGAGGTCGGATAGTTGAAGGACGTTTGGGAACATGGGTAGCGTATTTGGCGGGGAATGGAAAGCAGGGAAGGGGAAAAAAGTACGCGGCTCTGTACACTGTTTGGGCAACAACTGTTGCGGAATGCGGCTTCTGCGTGGCGCCATCCGGGCGGAGGGGGCGTGGCGTTGGCCGATGCAGGGCGCGGGGCGTGTGTGGCGACAAAAATGCACCGCCTGGGCCGGTGGTGCATCGGGGTGGTGCAGAGCACAACCCGGGCCGGACCGGGCCGGGGTTCAGGGTTCCTGGAACAGGTCGCGCAGCCAGCCGGGGATGCGCACCGGGCGGCCCGCCGGGTCCACGCAGGCGTGGCGGGTGCTGCCCGTGGCGTGCAGGGTCGTGCGGTCCTCGGCGTAGACCTCGTAGGCGAAGCAGACCGAGGCCCCGCGCCACTGGCTGATGCCCACGCGCACCAGGGCCAGGTCGTCGTAGCGCAGGGGCCGCTTGTAGCGCACGCTGGCCTCGGTGATGGGCAGGGCGATGCCGCGCTCCTCCACCGTGGCGTAGCTCATGCCGCGCTCGCGGATGAACAGCGAGCGGGCGCGCTCGAAATAGTGCAGGTATTCGGCGTAGTAGACGACCTTCATGGCGTCGGTTTCGCCGTAGGACACGCGGTGTTCCAGCCAGGCCTCGGGGCGGGGGAAGCCGTCCGGGCCCAGGGGGGCGCCGCTGTCCGCAGGGGTGGCGGGCGTGGGTGTGGTGGGGGGCATGGTCATCCTCGCAGGCGCTCCAACACGTGGGGCAGCAGGTCGTGGCCGTGGTCCAGGGCCAGGCCGGTGGCGGCGGCGTTCGCCTCGCTGAAGGCGGGCAGGCCGTGGTCGGCCAGGCGCGGGTGCCAGAGCAGGAAGGGCACCGGGTCCGGGGTGTGGGTGCGCCGGGCCAGGGGCGTGAAATGGTCGCAGGTGACCAGGATGGCCGCGTCGGCGCCTTCCAGGGCGCGGACCACGGGCCCGACCACGCGCTCGTCGAAGCGGCGCACGGCCTCGACCTTGTCGGCCACCACGCCCGAGTGCCCGCATTCGTCCGGAGCCTCCACGTGCAGGAACACGAAGTCCCCGCCGCGCGCCAGGAACGCCAGGGCCGCGTCCACCTTGCCCTGGTAGTTGGTGTCCAGAAGGCCGGTGACGCCCGGCACCTCGGCCACCTCCATGCCCGAGGCCCGGCCCAGGCCGCGCACCAGATCCACGGCGGAAACCACCGCCCCGCGCAGGCCGAAGGCCTGGGCAAAGGCGGGCAGCAGCAGCGGGCGGCCCTGGCCCCAGGGCCAGATGGCGTTGGCGCGCGTGGCGTTGGCCGGGGCGCCCAGAAGCTCTGCAGCCCGGCGGCGCAGCTCCGCCAGGCGGGGCGAGGCGGCGAAGCGCTCCAGGTCCGGCCCCTGGGGCTGGCCGGTGATGTCGTGGGGCGGGCGGATGTCCAGGCCCGCCTCGGGTGCGCGGGCCCCGCCGCGCTGCACCAGCAGGTGGCGGTACTGGATGCCCGGCACGAAGGTGAACGTGCCGTCGCCCAGGCGGGCTTGCAGGTCCTGCACCAGGGGCGTGGACTGTGCGGTGCTGATGTGCCCCGAGGAGTAGTCGAGCATGGCGTCGGCGGGCCCGGGCCCGGCCACCTGCACCAGGTTCAGCCGCCAGACCAGATCGTCGGGGTCCAGCTCCAGGCCCTGGGCGGCGGCCTCGATGGGCCCACGCCCGGTGTGGTGCGCGGCGGGGTCGAAACCCATGAGCGACATGTTGGCCACGTCCGAGCCCGGGGGCATGCCCTGGGGCACGGTGCGCGCCGTTCCGGCCACGCAGCGCCGGGCCAGGGCGTCCATGTGCGGGGTGGGCGCGGCCTCCAGGGGCGTGCGCCCGCCCAGCTCGGCCACGGGCCAGTCGCCCATGCCGTCGGCCACGAGGAAGAGGAGTTTGGTCATGGCGGTGTCGTGTCGCGTGGGCGACGGGGTTGGCGGTTGGACGGCGGGGTCAGTCGGAGAACAACAGCGGCGCCAGCAGCGCGGCCAGCAGGATCAGCAGCGCCACCACGGCCAGGAGCATGGCGGCTGGGCTGGCGCCCCTGCCGCGCAGCGCCTTCTGGAAAAACGTGGCCAGGACCTGGTGGATCATGGGGCCGCCCCCGGCGGCGCCCGGGGGGCGCGGGTCGCGGGCGGGCCGGGTCCGCCCTGGTTGTGCCGGTCCGGGCCAGGATGCCCTTTCCCGGCCTGTTCGTCCAGTCCCCGCCCGCCGCGCGCCCGGCTCCGGCAGGGCGTCCCCGGACGGCGGCCTGCCGCGTTGCCCAAAAAACAGGCCCGGCGCATGTCTCGCTGCGCGCCGGGCCCGGGTTTTCTGCCCCGGGCCGCCCGCCAGTGCTGGACGGCCCGGGAAAAGGAATCTGCCGACAGTCTGCTAGAGAATCCTGTAGTGCATGGTCGTGCCCAGGGTCAGGCCCAGGGCCTCCACCTGGCGCATGGCCTTGTGCACGGCGTCCGCCGCCGCCTCGTGGGTCAAAAACACCAGGGGGATGCCCTCGCCCGCGTCGCTGCGGCTCTTCTGGATGACCTGCTGCAGGCTGATGGCGTGGTCGGCCATGACCCCGGCGATGTCGCGCAGCACGCCCGGCGCG is drawn from Desulfocurvus vexinensis DSM 17965 and contains these coding sequences:
- a CDS encoding two-CW domain-containing protein gives rise to the protein MRKFFSRLLAALRTAPPAPGSGTPGHGLRTPCWEHRNCGRQPGGHSAGELGVCPAAEAEYHHGTNSGPCAGRVCWTLADTDAHHRAGADAMRRLRRCMGCEFFKTVRREEGGGFKVGL
- a CDS encoding amidohydrolase family protein, whose product is MRLDVHTHAFHHKIAHKVLEQLSGHYGISPVGDGTLADLMARVERAGLDGCVVHNAATTPDQVVPANAWALSIQRDEPRATAFGTLHPGYGPWEAQLDLLERGGVRGIKLHPDFQGFRLDDPRLNPMFEAMAGRFAVMVHVGDRLPPERNPSCPFKLMRVHADHPRLTLIAAHMGGYLHWKWALECLVGSRVYIDTSSSVPFMDPADLAAILRRHPRERVLFGSDYPLFDPGQEIAALQRAAGLTDAALEELLGNGAFLVRGGPARAGAGSP
- a CDS encoding acyl-CoA thioesterase, translating into MPPTTPTPATPADSGAPLGPDGFPRPEAWLEHRVSYGETDAMKVVYYAEYLHYFERARSLFIRERGMSYATVEERGIALPITEASVRYKRPLRYDDLALVRVGISQWRGASVCFAYEVYAEDRTTLHATGSTRHACVDPAGRPVRIPGWLRDLFQEP
- a CDS encoding cofactor-independent phosphoglycerate mutase → MTKLLFLVADGMGDWPVAELGGRTPLEAAPTPHMDALARRCVAGTARTVPQGMPPGSDVANMSLMGFDPAAHHTGRGPIEAAAQGLELDPDDLVWRLNLVQVAGPGPADAMLDYSSGHISTAQSTPLVQDLQARLGDGTFTFVPGIQYRHLLVQRGGARAPEAGLDIRPPHDITGQPQGPDLERFAASPRLAELRRRAAELLGAPANATRANAIWPWGQGRPLLLPAFAQAFGLRGAVVSAVDLVRGLGRASGMEVAEVPGVTGLLDTNYQGKVDAALAFLARGGDFVFLHVEAPDECGHSGVVADKVEAVRRFDERVVGPVVRALEGADAAILVTCDHFTPLARRTHTPDPVPFLLWHPRLADHGLPAFSEANAAATGLALDHGHDLLPHVLERLRG